A section of the Schistosoma haematobium chromosome ZW, whole genome shotgun sequence genome encodes:
- the CHMP1A_1 gene encoding Charged multivesicular body protein 1A, variant 2 (EggNog:ENOG410VEFK~COG:U), whose amino-acid sequence MFGNRTDKLQDSLIQLRIAAKQVMRFSEKAARESEVQKQKLKKALTSGNIECGRIYAENAIRKQKESTNYLRMASRFDAVQSRVQTALTMNQVYFSRHCNFRW is encoded by the exons ATGTTTGGAAACCGTACAGATAAGTTACAAGACTCACTAATACAACTCAGG ATCGCAGCAAAGCAAGTAATGCGCTTCTCTGAAAAGGCAGCAAGGGAATCTGAAGTCCAAAAGCAAAAACTAAAAAAG GCTTTAACATCTGGAAATATTGAGTGTGGTAGAATTTATGCTGAAAATGCTATTAGAAAACAGAAAGAGTCCACTAATTACCTCCGGATGGCATCTCGTTTTGATGCTGTCCAGTCACGCGTACAAACTGCTCTCACAATGAATCAGGTATATTTCTCTCGGCATTGTAATTTCAGGTGGTAA